DNA sequence from the candidate division WOR-3 bacterium genome:
AATGGCTGATTATCTTGGGACTGCACCGATACCTTCGCTGCGGGTTGAATCTGCCTGTGCATCAGGGGGATTTGCTTTACGGCAGGCTTTCATTGACGTCGCATCAGGAATGAACGATATTGTGCTGGCAGGTGGGGTAGAGAAGATGACCGATGGTGCGGATGTAACCTATGCGTTATCTACTGCTGCAGACCAGGAATATGAATGTTATCACGGTATTACCTTTCCCGGGCTTTATGCAATGATTGCCAATTTATATTTCCAACGATACGGTGCCACGCGCAGACATCTGGCAATGGTGGCAGTGAAAAACCACAAAAACGGTTCCCTAAATCCCAATGCTCAATTTCAGAGTGAAATTACAATAGATGATGTTTTAAATGCAACAATGGTGGCAGACCCGATAACAGTGATGGATAGCTCACCGGTGTCTGATGGCGCGGCCTGTGTGATTGTCACAACAGCGGATATTGCAAAAAAGCTTGGAAAACCAATAATTAAGATTATTGGCTCGGGTGCAGCGACCGATACCATTGCCTTACACCAGCGAAAAGATATTTTAAGTCTTGATGCTGTTAGAATAGCTGGAGAGCGTGCATATAAGATGGCGGGTTTAAAGCCCCAAGATATAAATTTTGCAGAAGTTCACGATTGTTTTACAATCGCTGAGTTGTGCATCATGGAAGAACTGGGATTCTGTGACCGGGGTAAGGCATATCAACTTATTGAAAAAGGAGAAACAGGACTTGAAGGTAGAATTCCTATCAATCCATCCGGCGGTTTGAAAGCTAAAGGCCATCCCGTAGGTGCAACAGGTGTTGCCCAAGCTGTAGAAGTGGTGGAACAACTCCGCGGTAATGCTGGCAGACGACAATTAAAGAATGCAAAAATCGCTTTAACCCAGAATATGGGTGGTTCAGGTGCTTCATCTGTGGTACACATCTTCGAAGTAGAATAGCAGATGATTGTGATAAATGATAGGGATTGCAGGATGCAGAAAAGTAAAAGATTCGCTATTTCCAGGTGAATATGCTAAATATGTTTCAATATCTACATCCCAAGCCCCAATTTTTTAATCAGTATTTCGTGTTGGGTGCTTGGCATTTAGTCTGAAAGGAGTCATTATGCCTTCGCCAAGATATACAAGAGAGATCCCGCAAAGATATCGGCTTGAAGCCGCAAAGTGTAAAAATTGCGGGAAAATATTCTTTCCACCGAGACTGATTTGTTCCAATTGTAAATCCAGGGAGTTTGAAAAAATAAAGTTGCCAGAAGAAGGAAAAATAGTGACTTATACAACCATTCGAGTAGCACCAGAACAGTTTAATACTCAGGTGCCATACAACATTGCAATAATTGAACTCAACAACGGTGTGCGAGTCATGGCTCAAGTTGTGGATTGTAAACCAGAAGATATGGGTATAGGTAAATCAGTAAAGATGGTCTTCAGGAAAGTTCAGGAAGAAGGTGAAGCCGGTATAATATGTTATGGCTATAAGGCAGTTCTTACATAAATTATAT
Encoded proteins:
- a CDS encoding Zn-ribbon domain-containing OB-fold protein, yielding MPSPRYTREIPQRYRLEAAKCKNCGKIFFPPRLICSNCKSREFEKIKLPEEGKIVTYTTIRVAPEQFNTQVPYNIAIIELNNGVRVMAQVVDCKPEDMGIGKSVKMVFRKVQEEGEAGIICYGYKAVLT
- a CDS encoding thiolase domain-containing protein: MREVVVIGTGMTKFGELWTRSLRDIFVEAALKAIDDAGVDHIDAMYVGSMTPGLFVGQEHIGALMADYLGTAPIPSLRVESACASGGFALRQAFIDVASGMNDIVLAGGVEKMTDGADVTYALSTAADQEYECYHGITFPGLYAMIANLYFQRYGATRRHLAMVAVKNHKNGSLNPNAQFQSEITIDDVLNATMVADPITVMDSSPVSDGAACVIVTTADIAKKLGKPIIKIIGSGAATDTIALHQRKDILSLDAVRIAGERAYKMAGLKPQDINFAEVHDCFTIAELCIMEELGFCDRGKAYQLIEKGETGLEGRIPINPSGGLKAKGHPVGATGVAQAVEVVEQLRGNAGRRQLKNAKIALTQNMGGSGASSVVHIFEVE